In a single window of the Sphingosinicella microcystinivorans genome:
- a CDS encoding AMP-binding protein, protein MNDGAMQYYGLTLDKFLSHAAKWHTDAEVVSGAADGAVQRISYGALYDRARGVSGALRALGIGPGDRVATLAWNTQGHLEAWYGIMGMGAICHTLNPRLTAAQLGAMLAQSQAALLLASPDLLALAREASLNLPAMRGILLLDTDEGAEKADALGPLIAGAPRDTPWGDFAESAPSGLCFTSGSTGAPKGVTYTHRGCYLHTMRQLQADVLGPTSRDAILAVVPMFHANAWGLPFAAPAVGAKLVLPGRHSDGAHLARLIRAEGVTAAAGVPTVWLGLVEHLEAEGGEVASLERILVGGSPMPPALMERIERRLGVEVQTSWGMTELSPLGTAALPGDPHRRASLSGRPAIGIDLLVTDADGRPLPEQRCVEGHLRVRGGTVVERYFGQSEPATDANGWFDTGDLARIDRSGNLTITGRAKDLIKSGGEWINPAEIEALVGALPQVSLAAVIGRPDPKWGERPILLVETCDSAISDDELLAPLAGRVASWWVPDAVIRLAAMPLAPTGKIDKMQLRAEYGQV, encoded by the coding sequence CGCTGTATGACCGCGCGCGCGGCGTATCGGGGGCGCTACGCGCGCTCGGCATCGGCCCGGGCGACCGCGTTGCGACGCTCGCGTGGAACACGCAGGGGCATCTCGAAGCCTGGTACGGCATCATGGGCATGGGCGCGATATGCCATACGCTCAACCCGCGCCTCACGGCCGCGCAGCTCGGCGCGATGCTCGCCCAGTCGCAAGCGGCGTTGCTGCTGGCAAGTCCCGATCTGCTTGCGCTGGCGCGCGAAGCCAGCCTGAACCTCCCCGCAATGCGGGGCATCCTGTTGCTCGACACCGATGAGGGGGCCGAGAAGGCCGACGCGCTAGGCCCCCTCATCGCCGGGGCGCCCCGGGACACGCCCTGGGGCGACTTCGCGGAATCCGCGCCCTCGGGACTCTGCTTCACCTCGGGCAGCACCGGGGCGCCCAAGGGCGTCACCTATACCCATCGCGGCTGCTATCTGCACACGATGCGCCAGCTCCAGGCCGACGTGCTCGGCCCGACGTCGCGTGACGCGATCCTCGCGGTCGTGCCTATGTTTCACGCCAATGCCTGGGGCCTGCCCTTCGCTGCGCCTGCGGTGGGCGCGAAGCTGGTGCTGCCGGGCCGCCACAGCGACGGCGCGCATCTGGCGCGGCTCATCCGCGCCGAAGGCGTGACCGCCGCGGCGGGGGTGCCCACCGTCTGGCTTGGCCTTGTCGAGCATCTGGAGGCGGAAGGCGGCGAGGTGGCGTCGCTCGAGCGTATCCTCGTGGGCGGATCTCCCATGCCGCCCGCGCTCATGGAGCGCATCGAGCGCCGTCTCGGCGTGGAGGTGCAGACGAGTTGGGGCATGACCGAATTGTCCCCGCTCGGCACGGCCGCGCTGCCCGGCGACCCGCATCGCCGGGCGTCGCTGTCGGGACGCCCCGCCATCGGTATTGATCTGCTCGTCACCGACGCCGACGGGCGCCCGCTCCCCGAGCAGCGCTGCGTGGAGGGGCATCTGCGCGTGCGCGGAGGCACGGTCGTCGAACGCTATTTCGGGCAGAGCGAGCCCGCGACCGATGCGAACGGCTGGTTCGACACCGGCGATCTCGCGCGCATCGACCGAAGCGGCAATCTCACCATCACGGGCCGCGCGAAGGACCTCATCAAGTCGGGCGGCGAATGGATCAACCCCGCCGAGATCGAGGCGCTGGTCGGCGCCCTGCCGCAGGTATCGCTCGCCGCCGTCATCGGGCGCCCCGATCCGAAATGGGGCGAACGGCCGATCCTGCTCGTCGAGACCTGCGACAGCGCGATCAGCGACGATGAACTGCTGGCACCGCTGGCCGGGCGCGTCGCGTCGTGGTGGGTCCCCGACGCGGTCATCCGCCTCGCGGCGATGCCGCTCGCGCCGACGGGCAAGATCGATAAAATGCAATTGCGGGCCGAATATGGACAGGTGTAG
- a CDS encoding TetR/AcrR family transcriptional regulator, which yields MASKAKTPTKRPSKAEQRAETMEQILDTAEHLFSKHGFYGVTLKDVAKRVGVHHTLLNYYFDDKKTLFDAVFARRAVVTIEKRMQALDDYERVAAGKPTVEGALHAFLDTDLDLYIQGGEGWKNYGAFGAQASNSPEGAEFMDKYFDPVVLRLIEILKKALPEAAEEDIFWGYHFVTGALMLTLARTGRIDKLSHGLCLSDDYESVKQRMARFMAAGFREICDQRKVARKG from the coding sequence TTGGCGTCCAAGGCGAAGACCCCGACGAAGCGGCCATCGAAGGCGGAGCAGCGCGCCGAAACGATGGAACAAATTCTCGACACGGCCGAGCATCTGTTTTCCAAGCACGGGTTCTATGGCGTGACGCTGAAGGATGTCGCGAAGCGCGTCGGCGTCCATCACACGCTTCTCAACTATTATTTCGACGACAAGAAGACGCTGTTCGATGCCGTATTCGCGCGGCGCGCCGTCGTCACCATCGAGAAGCGTATGCAAGCGCTCGATGACTACGAGCGGGTCGCCGCCGGAAAGCCGACGGTCGAGGGCGCGCTCCATGCGTTTCTCGATACCGACCTCGATCTCTACATACAGGGAGGCGAAGGCTGGAAGAACTACGGCGCATTCGGCGCGCAGGCGTCGAACAGCCCGGAGGGCGCCGAGTTCATGGACAAGTATTTCGATCCCGTCGTGCTGCGGCTGATCGAAATCCTGAAGAAGGCGCTGCCCGAAGCCGCCGAGGAAGACATATTCTGGGGGTATCATTTCGTGACCGGGGCACTGATGCTCACGCTCGCGCGCACGGGGCGCATCGACAAGCTGTCGCACGGCCTTTGCCTGTCGGACGACTATGAATCCGTCAAGCAGCGCATGGCGCGCTTCATGGCGGCCGGTTTCCGCGAAATCTGCGACCAGAGAAAGGTCGCACGAAAGGGCTGA
- a CDS encoding MFS transporter: MATESEALPAAAKGQNEKLVITASSLGTVFEWYDFYLYGLLATALSRHFFSGVNETTGFILALMAFAAGFAVRPFGALVFGRVGDVVGRKNTFLVTMAIMGLSTFAVGFLPGYDSIGVAAPIILMILRLLQGLAIGGEYGGAAVYIAEHAPPGKRGFYTSFIQTTAMIGLILASTFVVGLRSFMDAETFNAWGWRLPFIFSIVLLAITLWIRLQLEESPVFKRMKQAGTTSKAPLREAFGEWRNLKLVLVALFGAVAGQAVIGFAAHLYPLFYLEKIAKVDGATANFLVATALLMIIPSFVFFGWLSDRIGRKPIMMTACVIAVFVYFPLYKALVTAANPAMAAAVAHAPVQVVADADECSFQFDPIGRNSFDTTSCDIVKAYLARSGINYSNVDAPSGTTATIRIGDEAHAAPDPGTLTGEARAEAIAAFQDEVQAALSRAGYPAAADPAAIDKVKVIAILCIFGVLATMVYGPLAALLVELFPARIRYSSLSLPYHIGNGWIGGFMPTIGFAMVAATGNIYQGLWYAVVIAAITAVVGILFLPETYKRDIEAD; encoded by the coding sequence ATGGCAACCGAAAGCGAGGCCCTACCCGCTGCGGCGAAGGGTCAGAACGAGAAACTCGTCATCACCGCCTCGTCGTTGGGGACGGTGTTCGAATGGTATGATTTCTATCTCTACGGTCTGCTCGCCACCGCCCTCTCGCGGCATTTCTTCTCGGGCGTCAACGAAACCACCGGTTTCATTCTCGCGCTGATGGCGTTTGCCGCCGGCTTTGCCGTGCGTCCCTTCGGCGCGCTGGTGTTCGGGCGCGTGGGCGACGTCGTCGGGCGCAAGAACACCTTCCTCGTCACCATGGCGATCATGGGCCTGTCGACCTTCGCGGTGGGCTTCCTCCCCGGCTACGACAGCATCGGCGTCGCCGCGCCGATCATCCTGATGATCCTGCGTCTGCTTCAGGGCCTCGCGATCGGCGGCGAATACGGCGGTGCCGCCGTCTATATCGCCGAGCACGCGCCGCCGGGAAAGCGCGGCTTCTACACGAGTTTCATCCAGACCACCGCGATGATCGGCCTGATCCTCGCCTCCACGTTCGTCGTCGGCCTGCGCAGTTTCATGGATGCCGAAACCTTCAATGCCTGGGGCTGGCGGTTGCCCTTCATCTTCTCGATCGTGCTGCTCGCCATCACCCTCTGGATACGGCTGCAACTCGAAGAAAGCCCTGTCTTCAAGCGGATGAAGCAGGCAGGGACGACCTCCAAGGCGCCCCTGCGCGAAGCCTTCGGCGAATGGCGGAACCTGAAGCTCGTTCTCGTCGCGCTGTTCGGCGCGGTCGCGGGACAGGCGGTGATCGGCTTCGCCGCCCATCTCTACCCGCTCTTCTATCTTGAAAAGATCGCGAAAGTGGACGGAGCAACCGCCAATTTCCTCGTCGCCACCGCGCTCCTGATGATCATCCCCAGCTTCGTCTTCTTCGGGTGGCTGAGCGACCGGATCGGACGCAAGCCGATCATGATGACCGCCTGTGTGATCGCCGTTTTCGTTTATTTTCCGCTCTACAAGGCGCTGGTCACGGCGGCCAACCCGGCGATGGCGGCAGCCGTCGCGCACGCACCGGTGCAGGTTGTCGCCGATGCCGATGAATGTTCGTTCCAGTTCGATCCGATCGGCCGGAACAGCTTCGACACGACGAGCTGCGACATCGTGAAAGCCTATCTCGCGCGCAGCGGCATCAACTACTCCAACGTCGACGCGCCTTCCGGCACGACCGCGACGATCCGGATCGGCGATGAAGCCCATGCCGCACCGGACCCCGGGACGCTGACCGGCGAAGCGAGAGCCGAAGCCATCGCGGCGTTTCAGGACGAGGTGCAGGCGGCGCTGTCCCGCGCCGGGTATCCCGCCGCGGCCGATCCCGCCGCGATCGACAAGGTGAAGGTGATCGCCATCCTCTGCATCTTCGGCGTCCTGGCAACGATGGTGTACGGTCCGCTCGCAGCGCTGCTCGTCGAGCTCTTTCCGGCGCGCATCCGCTACAGCTCGCTCTCGCTGCCCTATCATATCGGCAACGGCTGGATCGGCGGCTTCATGCCCACGATCGGCTTCGCAATGGTCGCGGCGACAGGCAACATCTATCAGGGGCTCTGGTATGCCGTGGTGATCGCCGCGATCACCGCAGTTGTCGGCATCCTCTTCCTGCCGGAAACCTACAAGCGCGACATCGAGGCCGACTGA
- a CDS encoding PA domain-containing protein produces MDGATRRGFLAGTAALPLTMVPEQARAARAVADDLSRYIGFGSKQSGGAGDTAAGHWMAAELEAAGFAVEKHSFSVPCFEPGRCDILCGDARAALWPQPIVSPTPGAGVSGPLVRVDAAGRADAPLAGAIALVDLPYGRWSSVLAGPVRTPVDTAFAAGAKAAVIITNGPTGKIIALNADGRAPMFKGPVGLVAPADAGPFIAAAMTHTPAVVTLTGRGGRRPGFNVIGRRDRGKGRWLVVSTPRSGWFGCAGERGGGIAAWLDLARWAPAALPDHDLAFLCNSGHEYENLGAEEALKAAAPKPHETHFWLHLGANLAARDWHEGLFGLKPIAGTDSQRYLAVSPQHLSRARRLFAGLAGLESPYSAAEFSAGELATIVAAGYASVAGVFGLHRFHHVEDDDARCIDPAAVAATVAAFRRLLTEAAKA; encoded by the coding sequence ATGGACGGTGCGACGCGGCGGGGCTTTCTGGCGGGAACGGCAGCGTTGCCGCTCACGATGGTGCCGGAACAGGCGAGGGCGGCGCGCGCGGTCGCTGACGATCTCTCCCGCTACATCGGCTTCGGGAGCAAGCAGTCCGGCGGTGCGGGTGACACGGCGGCGGGCCACTGGATGGCGGCCGAACTCGAGGCGGCCGGATTCGCCGTCGAGAAGCATTCGTTTTCCGTGCCCTGTTTCGAACCGGGACGATGCGACATCCTGTGCGGCGATGCCCGCGCTGCGCTGTGGCCGCAGCCGATCGTCTCGCCCACGCCCGGTGCCGGCGTGTCGGGACCGCTCGTGCGGGTCGATGCGGCGGGGCGCGCCGATGCGCCGCTGGCGGGCGCGATCGCGCTTGTCGACCTTCCCTATGGCCGTTGGTCGTCGGTGCTCGCCGGGCCCGTCCGCACGCCGGTCGATACCGCCTTCGCTGCGGGGGCCAAAGCCGCGGTCATCATCACCAACGGGCCGACGGGCAAGATCATCGCCCTCAATGCCGACGGGCGGGCGCCGATGTTCAAAGGACCGGTCGGACTGGTCGCCCCCGCCGATGCCGGCCCGTTCATCGCCGCCGCGATGACGCACACGCCTGCGGTCGTCACCTTGACGGGCAGGGGCGGACGCCGCCCCGGCTTCAACGTCATCGGACGCCGCGATCGCGGCAAAGGTCGTTGGCTCGTCGTTTCCACGCCGCGCTCCGGCTGGTTCGGCTGCGCGGGCGAGCGCGGCGGCGGTATCGCCGCATGGCTCGACCTTGCGCGCTGGGCGCCCGCGGCGCTGCCCGACCACGATCTCGCTTTCCTCTGCAACAGCGGGCACGAATACGAGAACCTCGGGGCGGAGGAAGCGCTGAAGGCGGCGGCGCCGAAACCGCACGAGACGCATTTCTGGCTTCACCTCGGCGCCAATCTCGCGGCCCGCGACTGGCACGAGGGGCTGTTTGGCCTCAAGCCGATCGCAGGCACGGATTCCCAGCGCTACCTCGCCGTCAGCCCCCAGCATCTTTCGCGCGCGCGCCGCCTTTTCGCGGGCCTCGCCGGTCTCGAGAGTCCCTATTCCGCGGCGGAATTCTCGGCCGGCGAACTCGCGACGATCGTCGCTGCGGGCTATGCCTCGGTCGCGGGCGTGTTCGGGCTGCACCGTTTCCATCATGTCGAGGATGACGATGCGCGCTGCATCGACCCGGCGGCCGTCGCGGCGACCGTCGCCGCCTTCCGCCGGCTGCTGACGGAGGCGGCGAAGGCCTGA
- a CDS encoding carboxylesterase family protein, with protein sequence MIGFGMRLCAIVLSLFGTAIAARADDRPEVQIEQGRLAGTVVDGLRVFKGIPYALPPVGARRWRAPEPPARWAGTRDADAFGASCIQPPTPRAASISNPPAR encoded by the coding sequence ATGATCGGTTTCGGGATGCGGCTTTGCGCGATCGTGCTGTCGCTGTTCGGCACGGCAATAGCCGCCAGGGCGGATGATCGGCCCGAGGTGCAGATCGAACAGGGCCGGCTGGCGGGAACCGTCGTCGACGGGCTTCGCGTCTTCAAAGGCATTCCCTACGCGCTGCCGCCCGTCGGCGCGCGGCGCTGGCGCGCGCCGGAACCGCCCGCGCGCTGGGCCGGCACACGCGACGCGGACGCATTCGGTGCCAGTTGCATTCAGCCCCCTACCCCCCGGGCAGCGTCTATTTCGAACCCTCCCGCCCGATGA
- a CDS encoding carboxylesterase/lipase family protein, which yields MSEDCLTLNVWAAKDAKRAPVIVWIHGGALLRGTSASPLYDGREFARRGIVFVSVNYRLGVLGWLAHPGLSAEAKDGVSGNYGLLDQIAALEWVKRNIDAFGGDAANVTVMGESAGALSVSYLLASPRARGLFARAILQSTNVRAVPHLREAAFGLPAAEATGAALASAAGAGDVAALRAADAGALTAIAVRAHFISQPTVDGVIVPDQLVNIFDRGEQAKVPVLAGFNSGEIRSQRSLLPPMPEDAAAYRAAVSVRYGDLAGAYLRLYPASDTAASQLASTRDIVYGWATERLVRQMAATGQPAYLYIFDHCYPAARARDLCAFHASELPFSFGLAGDPGTLPQTWPIPGSPEDLRLARDMIDYWSSFAATGTPRATAREAPAWPEYGEREDYVRFNARPYVERDPYPGMFELHEEVMQRRRLNGQQWFLNGSPMPPPQTPQR from the coding sequence ATGAGCGAGGATTGCCTGACGCTCAATGTCTGGGCGGCGAAAGACGCGAAAAGGGCACCCGTAATCGTCTGGATTCATGGCGGCGCGCTGCTTCGCGGCACGAGCGCCAGCCCCCTGTACGACGGCCGTGAATTCGCAAGGCGCGGCATCGTCTTCGTGTCGGTAAACTACCGGCTCGGCGTGCTGGGCTGGCTCGCGCATCCGGGGCTGAGCGCCGAAGCCAAGGACGGCGTTTCGGGGAACTACGGCCTTCTCGACCAGATCGCTGCGCTCGAATGGGTGAAGCGCAATATCGACGCCTTCGGCGGCGATGCCGCCAACGTCACCGTCATGGGCGAGTCCGCAGGCGCGCTCAGCGTCTCGTACCTGCTTGCCAGCCCCCGCGCGCGCGGACTGTTTGCCCGGGCGATCCTGCAAAGCACCAATGTGCGCGCCGTGCCGCACCTGCGTGAAGCCGCCTTCGGCCTTCCGGCCGCCGAGGCGACGGGCGCAGCGCTCGCAAGCGCTGCGGGGGCGGGAGACGTGGCGGCGCTTCGGGCCGCGGATGCCGGGGCGCTGACGGCGATCGCCGTGCGGGCGCATTTCATATCGCAGCCGACGGTCGATGGCGTGATCGTGCCCGATCAGCTCGTCAACATCTTCGATCGCGGCGAGCAGGCGAAGGTTCCGGTTCTGGCCGGTTTCAACAGCGGCGAAATCCGCTCGCAGCGTTCACTGCTGCCGCCGATGCCGGAAGATGCGGCTGCCTATCGAGCGGCTGTCTCGGTACGCTACGGCGATCTCGCAGGGGCCTATCTGCGGCTTTACCCCGCATCCGATACGGCCGCGAGCCAACTCGCATCGACGCGCGACATCGTTTACGGCTGGGCGACCGAACGGCTCGTCCGCCAGATGGCGGCCACCGGACAGCCTGCCTATCTGTATATTTTCGATCATTGCTATCCGGCCGCGCGGGCACGCGACCTTTGCGCGTTCCACGCAAGCGAGCTCCCCTTTTCCTTCGGTCTGGCCGGCGACCCCGGAACCCTCCCGCAGACCTGGCCGATACCGGGCAGCCCCGAAGATTTGCGCCTTGCGCGCGACATGATCGACTATTGGTCGAGCTTCGCCGCCACCGGCACGCCGAGGGCGACGGCGCGGGAGGCGCCCGCCTGGCCCGAATATGGCGAGCGCGAGGATTATGTCCGCTTCAACGCCCGACCTTACGTCGAGCGGGACCCGTATCCCGGTATGTTCGAGCTTCATGAGGAGGTGATGCAGCGCCGCCGTCTCAATGGTCAGCAGTGGTTTCTCAACGGCAGCCCCATGCCCCCACCGCAAACGCCGCAACGTTGA
- a CDS encoding RidA family protein, translating to MIDRQTFHLRPDGEKAFGYAQAVRCGNTLHISGSLSVDDAFRPEFPGDMAAQIGSAYAAIKRTLDAFGATMANVLKENVYVTDMDAFIAANGARTAHYVGLDLPATTAVEVRMRLPDATASASHSVSPPRAKPPL from the coding sequence ATGATCGACAGGCAGACGTTCCACCTCCGCCCCGACGGCGAAAAGGCGTTCGGATACGCGCAGGCGGTACGGTGCGGGAACACGCTCCACATCTCGGGCTCGCTCAGCGTCGACGATGCCTTCCGGCCGGAATTTCCGGGCGACATGGCGGCCCAGATCGGCAGCGCCTATGCCGCGATCAAACGGACGCTCGACGCTTTTGGAGCCACGATGGCGAATGTCTTGAAGGAAAATGTCTACGTGACCGACATGGATGCCTTCATTGCCGCCAACGGCGCGCGCACCGCGCACTATGTGGGGCTCGACCTCCCCGCGACGACCGCCGTCGAGGTGCGCATGCGCTTGCCGGATGCAACGGCTTCGGCCTCACACTCGGTATCGCCGCCGCGCGCGAAGCCGCCGCTATGA
- a CDS encoding TonB-dependent receptor domain-containing protein: MKGFEFELAARPAKGVDLNAAFGYIDTEIKDFDGATDAYVGQQLPNAPKYTLNLGAQYALDLSDGLTAKVRADFNAQGRQSFQDFQLPATPDAYLFQKAYSTVDAQIGLEGEGWAFSVFGKNLFKEHYATSAFSRYIFAAGLVPLGSDAIQPDPGRTFGVEARVKF; the protein is encoded by the coding sequence ATCAAGGGCTTCGAGTTCGAGCTTGCCGCGCGCCCGGCGAAGGGCGTCGATCTCAATGCCGCGTTCGGCTACATCGACACCGAGATCAAGGATTTCGACGGCGCGACCGATGCCTATGTCGGCCAGCAATTGCCGAACGCGCCGAAATACACGCTGAACCTCGGCGCACAGTACGCGCTGGATCTTTCGGACGGGTTGACCGCGAAGGTGCGGGCGGACTTCAATGCCCAGGGCCGGCAGTCCTTTCAGGATTTCCAGCTCCCGGCGACACCGGACGCGTATCTGTTCCAGAAGGCCTATTCGACCGTCGATGCGCAAATCGGCCTCGAAGGCGAAGGCTGGGCGTTCAGTGTCTTCGGGAAGAACCTGTTCAAGGAGCATTATGCGACCTCGGCCTTCTCACGCTACATCTTCGCGGCCGGGCTGGTGCCGCTCGGCAGCGACGCGATCCAGCCCGATCCGGGCCGCACGTTCGGCGTCGAGGCGCGGGTGAAGTTCTGA
- a CDS encoding nuclear transport factor 2 family protein: MPGSITDADLEAILALCPRLYGAVGWNAGKAPDWDTFRACCHPDATLAALSSGAASPIAVEAFVAAMNAQRAAGALTDFSEIEIARHVEAFGNVAGVRSSFIAEMNGEKRRGVTFAHIVRHEGRWVILSAIWDNESDEKSMPASLV; this comes from the coding sequence ATGCCCGGCAGCATCACCGACGCGGATCTCGAAGCCATCCTCGCGCTGTGCCCGCGCCTTTACGGCGCCGTGGGCTGGAACGCCGGCAAGGCGCCCGACTGGGACACCTTCCGGGCCTGTTGCCATCCGGATGCGACGCTTGCCGCACTCAGTTCCGGCGCCGCGAGCCCGATTGCGGTGGAGGCATTCGTCGCCGCGATGAACGCGCAGCGCGCCGCCGGCGCGCTCACGGATTTCAGCGAGATCGAGATCGCGCGCCATGTGGAGGCCTTTGGCAATGTCGCGGGCGTGCGCAGCAGCTTCATCGCCGAGATGAACGGCGAAAAGCGCAGGGGCGTCACGTTCGCCCATATCGTTCGCCACGAGGGCCGCTGGGTCATCCTGTCGGCGATCTGGGACAACGAGAGCGACGAAAAGAGCATGCCGGCGAGCCTGGTCTGA
- a CDS encoding hydroxyacylglutathione hydrolase C-terminal domain-containing protein, with amino-acid sequence MRSADGCARGYPGHDYLKRNLGFTLSIEPGNAAARALASALESSDGTAPHFTTIGEERAINLFLRPDSPEVRANLPELPAPATDPDVFLAIRKRRDHW; translated from the coding sequence ATGAGATCGGCGGATGGATGCGCACGCGGATATCCGGGACACGATTACCTGAAACGCAACCTCGGCTTCACCCTGTCCATCGAGCCGGGCAACGCGGCCGCGCGCGCATTGGCGTCCGCGCTCGAATCATCGGATGGCACGGCACCGCATTTCACCACGATCGGCGAAGAGCGCGCGATCAACCTGTTCCTGCGGCCTGACAGCCCCGAAGTCCGCGCGAACCTCCCCGAACTGCCGGCTCCGGCGACCGATCCGGACGTTTTCCTCGCGATCAGGAAGCGCCGCGATCACTGGTAG
- a CDS encoding NAD(P)/FAD-dependent oxidoreductase, which produces MELTEARDLRGGRSCWKPEDKPSLASEPPPKARVDVAIVGAGIMGAMLAERLSTGGRRVALLDRRPPAHGSTAASTALVMWGADVPLTHLAERIGIDEAARRWRRVRAAARSLSDRIDALGIACGRIDRPELYLAGTLLDERALEAEGDARRKAGLPSAFLAADAVAARFGIAPRAALLSAGSYEVDPVKLTEGLLIRARRHGAAIGFPYDVVAVEQQEKGLAVRTAEGTVLLADEVILATGYERAHWYLPAAFAVSSSYAIATPPGIAPLWRENAMIWEASNPYIYARATADGRIVAGGEDEDFDDAGRRDALIGAKAGILQAKVAAIIGTDTMPPDCAWAAAFGSSPDGLPAIGRAVNHDHLWLASGFGGNGVTFAALAIELIAAALDGKPDPDASCFDPYRFE; this is translated from the coding sequence GTGGAACTGACCGAAGCACGGGATCTGCGCGGCGGACGGTCCTGCTGGAAGCCTGAGGACAAGCCTTCGCTCGCAAGCGAACCTCCGCCGAAGGCGCGCGTCGATGTCGCGATTGTCGGGGCGGGCATCATGGGCGCCATGCTTGCCGAGCGGCTCTCCACGGGCGGACGTCGGGTGGCGCTGCTCGATCGCCGGCCGCCCGCGCACGGCAGCACGGCCGCCTCGACCGCGCTTGTCATGTGGGGCGCCGACGTCCCGCTCACGCATCTCGCGGAAAGGATCGGCATTGATGAAGCCGCGCGGCGATGGCGGAGGGTTCGCGCTGCCGCCCGCAGCCTTTCGGACCGGATCGACGCTCTTGGCATCGCGTGCGGGCGCATCGACCGCCCCGAACTTTATCTGGCGGGAACCCTGCTCGATGAGCGCGCGCTGGAAGCGGAAGGTGATGCCCGGCGCAAAGCCGGCTTGCCCTCGGCATTTCTTGCAGCCGACGCGGTTGCCGCGCGGTTCGGTATCGCGCCGCGCGCGGCGCTGTTGTCGGCGGGCAGCTACGAGGTCGACCCGGTAAAGCTGACGGAAGGCCTGCTGATACGGGCGCGTCGGCATGGCGCGGCAATCGGCTTTCCCTACGATGTCGTCGCTGTGGAGCAACAAGAGAAAGGTCTTGCCGTTCGCACCGCGGAAGGCACCGTGCTTTTGGCGGATGAGGTCATCCTGGCAACGGGCTATGAGCGGGCGCACTGGTATCTGCCCGCCGCGTTTGCCGTGAGTTCCAGCTATGCCATCGCGACACCGCCCGGCATCGCGCCGCTCTGGCGGGAGAACGCGATGATCTGGGAAGCTTCGAATCCCTACATCTATGCCCGCGCCACGGCTGACGGCCGGATCGTGGCCGGCGGCGAGGACGAAGACTTCGACGATGCCGGACGGCGTGATGCCCTCATCGGCGCCAAGGCGGGTATATTGCAGGCGAAGGTCGCAGCCATCATCGGCACGGACACTATGCCGCCCGACTGCGCATGGGCGGCGGCATTCGGGTCGTCGCCGGACGGCCTGCCCGCAATCGGCCGTGCCGTAAACCACGATCATCTGTGGCTGGCGAGCGGGTTCGGCGGCAACGGCGTCACCTTCGCGGCGCTTGCAATCGAACTGATCGCAGCCGCGCTCGACGGCAAGCCCGACCCTGATGCTTCCTGCTTCGATCCGTACAGATTTGAATAA